The following nucleotide sequence is from Longimicrobium sp..
AACTCTTCCTCCATGGCCATGACGAGCTCGATCATGTCCAGCTCGTCGAGACCCAGGTCCTCGACGAACCGTGCCTTGGGGGTAACGCGTTCTTCAGGAGCGCCCGTTTCGCGCACGATGAGCGCGATCACCCGGGCCGAGAGCGACTGCGCGCCGGGCTCGGATTGCGCCGCCGAGTTCGGGCCGGCCGCGGACGAGGAGCCCGCTGCACCCGCGCAACCCGCAAGCGAGGCGAGGAGGAGAGCCGTTACGGCGTGCGGGGAGTTCCACATGGGTAGCCGCATCGGATGAGTCTCGGCGCTATGGATTTGGCGAAAACGTCACGGTGCGCTCGCGGGCCCTGCTCGCAGTGAGACGCAGGAGCACCGCCGAGCCGACGAAGCCGACGATCGCAAACATCACGCTCCCGTTTCCGCCGCCCACGATCAGGCCCATGACCGCGCCGGCCAGCGTGCCTACCGTCGTTCCACCCACCGCCAGCCCCAGCGGCACCCGGCGCAGCAGCAGCCACCCGGTGAGCGGCGCCAGGATGGCCCCGATGATCGCGCCGAAGTAGGCGCCGAACCCGATGAAGCCGGGCATCAGCGCGGCCTCCACGGGCCCGAGCGCCAGTATGCTCACGATTGCGCCCAGTACGGCGCCCACCATGCCGCCGGTCAGGGCCAGGGCCGCGGTGAGGATGAGGATGCGCACGGGACGGGAAAACGTCGGCTCGGCCGACGGCGGTGGAAGCATGGGTCAGTCTCCAGGTCGATGCGGCTCGCCCCGCGGGAACTCGAATGCACGGGGGCGCGGAGGCGGGGACGTCGTCGAGCACTACGGACCTGGTGCCGCAGTTGTTTCGGCCGGGCTTATGCCCGCGGATGGTGGCTGCGGTGCTCCTGCTGCAGGTACGTGCGGTCCACGTGGGTGTACCGCTGCGTGGTGCCGATGTCGGCGTGGCCCAGCATCTCCTGAACGGCGACGAGGTCTGCCCCGCCCTCCAGCAGGTGCGTGGCGAACGAGTGGCGCAGCACGTGGGGGCTTACCCGCTTCTCGATGCCCGCCGTCTGCACGTGCTGCCGCAGGATCTTCCACACGCCCATCCGCGTCAGCGGCCCGCCGCGCGCGTTCAGGAACACGCGCCCCTCGCCCTTGCCGCGGTCCAGCACAGGCCGCGTCTCGCGCAGGTAGATGGAGAGCGCGCCGATGGCCCGCCGCCCGATCGGCACCAGCCGCTCCTTGGCTCCCTTCCCGAAGACGCTGGCGAACTCCTCGTCCAGGTACAGGTTGCGGATGCGCAGGTCCGTCAGCTCCGACACGCGCACCCCGCTGGCGTAGGCGAACTCCAGCATCGCCCGATCCCGCCACGCCAGCGGATGCGCCAGGTCCGGCGCCTCCAGCAGCGCCTCCATCTCGGCCACGCTCAGCACGTCGGGCAGCTTCTTCCAGGCCTTGGGCGTGGCGATGCCCTCGCTAGGGTCCGCGACCACCAGGTTTTCGCCGAGGAGAAAGCGGAAGTAGGTGTGCAGCGACGAGACGTTGCGGCCGATGGACGACGGGGCCAGCCCCAGGTCCTTCAGCAGCAGGAAGTAGTTGCGGAGATCGGACGTGGTGACGTCGCCTGGGGTGGCGCGCCCCT
It contains:
- the acpP gene encoding acyl carrier protein, translated to MRLPMWNSPHAVTALLLASLAGCAGAAGSSSAAGPNSAAQSEPGAQSLSARVIALIVRETGAPEERVTPKARFVEDLGLDELDMIELVMAMEEEFGIVVSEEDFESLVTVADAIEYVRTHMRP
- the xerD gene encoding site-specific tyrosine recombinase XerD, with the translated sequence MSQSAPVADKPAPPLSFAVQPFLDHLRFERGLSEKTLEAYEHDIIRMAEFARTKGRATPGDVTTSDLRNYFLLLKDLGLAPSSIGRNVSSLHTYFRFLLGENLVVADPSEGIATPKAWKKLPDVLSVAEMEALLEAPDLAHPLAWRDRAMLEFAYASGVRVSELTDLRIRNLYLDEEFASVFGKGAKERLVPIGRRAIGALSIYLRETRPVLDRGKGEGRVFLNARGGPLTRMGVWKILRQHVQTAGIEKRVSPHVLRHSFATHLLEGGADLVAVQEMLGHADIGTTQRYTHVDRTYLQQEHRSHHPRA